One genomic window of Nitrospirota bacterium includes the following:
- a CDS encoding chemotaxis protein CheW, which produces MRYTIFDIADENFGMDIQGVVEILKTQELCKIPELPDFVSGVITVRGEIIPVIDLRIRFGITEKTGKQRVILIRLEEDKVGLLVDNVTDIVEISEEKISKPPKLFKGFRAEFIKGLGQKDAYVGAKTSNSNKVIIILDIERILTSEEKIKLKRSRKKLKNEEVSPHGRESVKRRPEKDKK; this is translated from the coding sequence ATGAGATACACTATCTTTGATATTGCTGATGAGAACTTCGGCATGGACATTCAGGGTGTTGTTGAGATACTCAAAACTCAGGAGTTGTGCAAAATACCGGAACTTCCGGATTTCGTCTCCGGAGTGATAACCGTAAGGGGAGAGATTATCCCTGTCATTGACCTGAGGATCAGGTTTGGCATAACGGAGAAGACCGGCAAACAGAGGGTCATCCTTATCAGGCTTGAAGAGGACAAGGTTGGTCTGCTTGTGGATAACGTGACGGATATAGTGGAAATATCCGAAGAAAAGATATCAAAGCCCCCTAAACTCTTTAAAGGGTTCAGGGCGGAGTTTATAAAAGGACTCGGACAGAAAGATGCCTATGTTGGGGCAAAAACTTCCAACAGCAACAAGGTAATAATAATTCTCGATATTGAACGTATACTCACAAGCGAGGAAAAAATCAAGTTGAAGAGATCCAGGAAAAAACTGAAAAATGAAGAGGTGAGCCCTCATGGAAGGGAAAGTGTCAAGAGAAGACCCGAAAAAGACAAAAAATAA
- a CDS encoding protein-glutamate O-methyltransferase CheR, which translates to MFEKHEAFALSDDAFRLLRDLIRDYSGIYFDDSARYLLEKRLTARLRTNNINNYRDYYRYLLYDRNREDELAAIMDVLTVNETYFFREKNQLLSFSDEILPELRQKNKNSRKIRIWSAGCSTGEEPYTIGMLILESNLFNGWDIEILGSDINRRVLQTARRGIYRQNSFRSIERYYINKYFEPLPDGSFKILDRVKRLLNFGYLNLFDAVKMSSLGSMDVVFCRNALIYFDMPSKKKVVEEFYNVLPDGGYLLLGHAESLINMSTAFALKHLKHDLVYQKPESSSQKSSLQRMISCRKR; encoded by the coding sequence GTGTTTGAAAAACATGAGGCCTTTGCCCTCTCCGACGATGCTTTCAGACTCCTTAGAGATCTCATCAGGGACTATTCAGGAATCTACTTTGACGACAGTGCCAGATATCTGCTCGAAAAACGCCTCACGGCCAGGCTCAGAACAAACAATATAAACAATTACAGGGACTACTACAGGTATCTCCTTTACGACAGAAACCGTGAAGATGAACTTGCAGCTATAATGGACGTTCTCACAGTAAATGAAACATATTTCTTTAGAGAAAAGAATCAGCTTCTCTCTTTCAGCGATGAGATACTGCCGGAATTAAGACAAAAGAACAAAAACAGCAGGAAGATAAGAATCTGGTCAGCAGGCTGTTCCACAGGTGAGGAGCCATATACAATAGGCATGCTGATACTTGAGAGTAATCTTTTCAACGGCTGGGACATCGAAATTCTTGGCAGTGATATCAACAGAAGGGTGCTCCAGACTGCAAGAAGAGGGATTTACAGACAGAACTCCTTCAGGTCCATAGAGAGGTATTATATCAACAAATATTTTGAACCCCTGCCGGATGGTTCCTTCAAAATACTCGACAGGGTGAAAAGGCTCTTGAATTTCGGTTATCTCAACCTGTTTGACGCGGTAAAGATGAGTTCTTTGGGCAGTATGGATGTAGTCTTTTGCAGGAATGCGCTGATATATTTTGACATGCCGTCAAAGAAAAAGGTGGTAGAGGAATTTTATAATGTGTTGCCTGATGGTGGGTACCTGCTCCTGGGACATGCAGAGTCCCTGATAAATATGTCAACCGCTTTTGCCCTCAAACATCTCAAACATGACCTTGTGTACCAGAAACCGGAATCTTCATCACAGAAATCTTCATTACAAAGGATGATCTCATGCCGGAAAAGATAA
- a CDS encoding HEAT repeat domain-containing protein, with product MEGKVSREDPKKTKNKEIESRRQNILSMKNRPEGLNYVLDSFKDESWRIRKTALNVLLEGFSPDSYIKDLIGLLYVEDNAGARNTAIEALITLGKKAVPQLIDAFESDNHDVRKFIIDVLGFIGGKEVLPLLLRAIKDEDVNVRASAVECLGRLKEASVIGSLVEIIETGEVWTAYPAVDALGQIGDRTVIPYLLKVLKNSLLTEPALKSLSEFSEPETLKEIIPFLHDQRRSIVEETLRTIEKFYQAGASEEFISEQLHNILGDDAFDILVRHINHKNKDVKGPAIVLLGLLCDHRAIRPLLELSKDEFLRDTVKRSLVFIGKEDPDYLIPIVKTEIPERSRLIVEVISELQNPAFYDILLWLLMEHDGHVVAYAARGLGWIGDRRAVEEIFPLLIHPYPDVQEAAVAALTELKKFLSINELIDKLNSPNILSRKNTALILGNIHAGESIEALGFAVKDESEEVRKAAVKAISMIGGEHANRYLRTALTDESAEIRAIATENLSLPGDMDTLNSIIVMTNDPDEIVRASAARALSRYKNDLSLKTLTGLLKDANGFVVTQAIESISLFNDRKEARESLIKLLLSDDREIRRTAILSLSSFPDVENEVEPHLFSKDWATRLAAVQVLSKTGTQQSRVCLEGIYDIEDDPTVRKAIEVALGV from the coding sequence ATGGAAGGGAAAGTGTCAAGAGAAGACCCGAAAAAGACAAAAAATAAAGAGATAGAATCAAGGCGGCAGAATATCCTCTCCATGAAGAACAGGCCTGAGGGTCTGAATTACGTTCTTGATTCTTTTAAGGATGAAAGCTGGAGAATAAGGAAAACCGCACTCAATGTCCTGCTTGAGGGCTTCAGCCCGGATAGTTATATAAAAGACCTGATCGGTCTTCTTTATGTTGAAGATAATGCGGGGGCACGCAATACCGCGATAGAGGCCCTTATAACGCTCGGCAAAAAAGCGGTTCCTCAACTCATCGATGCCTTTGAGTCTGATAATCACGACGTGAGAAAGTTTATCATTGATGTCCTGGGATTTATCGGTGGAAAGGAGGTCCTGCCCCTGCTGCTCAGGGCAATAAAGGATGAGGATGTCAATGTAAGGGCATCAGCCGTTGAGTGCCTTGGAAGGCTCAAGGAAGCCTCTGTTATAGGCTCCCTTGTGGAGATCATAGAGACCGGAGAGGTCTGGACAGCTTACCCCGCAGTGGATGCCCTTGGGCAGATAGGGGACAGAACCGTCATCCCTTATCTCTTGAAGGTCCTCAAAAACAGCCTTCTTACCGAACCGGCCCTTAAGTCACTCTCGGAGTTCTCGGAACCCGAAACACTGAAGGAAATCATCCCCTTTCTCCATGACCAGAGACGCTCCATTGTGGAAGAAACACTGAGGACCATTGAGAAATTCTACCAGGCCGGAGCATCTGAGGAGTTCATATCCGAACAACTTCACAACATACTTGGTGATGATGCCTTTGACATACTGGTAAGACACATCAACCATAAAAACAAGGATGTCAAAGGCCCGGCAATTGTCCTTCTCGGTCTTCTATGTGACCATCGTGCAATAAGACCGCTCCTTGAACTTTCCAAAGACGAGTTTCTCAGGGATACGGTTAAACGTTCACTGGTCTTTATCGGCAAGGAAGACCCTGATTACCTTATCCCCATCGTAAAGACGGAAATCCCTGAAAGGAGCAGATTAATAGTTGAGGTCATTTCCGAACTTCAAAACCCTGCGTTTTACGACATACTCTTATGGCTCCTGATGGAACACGACGGCCATGTGGTTGCTTATGCTGCAAGGGGTTTGGGCTGGATAGGAGACAGGAGGGCTGTAGAAGAAATTTTCCCTCTCCTCATACATCCCTATCCGGACGTACAGGAAGCTGCAGTTGCTGCACTGACCGAACTGAAAAAGTTCCTTTCCATTAACGAGCTGATCGATAAGCTAAATTCTCCGAATATACTCTCAAGGAAAAATACCGCCCTTATTCTCGGAAACATCCATGCCGGGGAGTCAATTGAAGCACTTGGTTTTGCAGTAAAGGACGAGTCTGAAGAAGTGAGAAAGGCTGCTGTAAAGGCGATATCCATGATCGGAGGCGAACATGCAAACAGATACCTCCGTACGGCATTAACTGATGAGTCAGCAGAGATACGTGCTATTGCCACAGAAAATCTTTCTTTGCCTGGTGACATGGATACCCTGAACTCCATCATCGTTATGACAAATGACCCTGACGAAATCGTCAGGGCCTCGGCAGCCCGCGCACTCTCCAGATACAAAAATGATTTATCTCTGAAAACGCTGACAGGGTTGTTAAAAGATGCTAATGGTTTTGTTGTAACACAGGCTATTGAGTCAATTTCGCTCTTCAATGACAGAAAAGAGGCCAGAGAGTCCCTGATAAAATTACTCCTGTCAGATGATAGAGAGATTCGAAGAACGGCAATCCTGTCACTTTCATCATTTCCTGACGTGGAAAACGAGGTTGAACCACATCTCTTCAGTAAGGACTGGGCGACAAGACTTGCTGCCGTACAGGTACTGTCAAAAACAGGCACTCAACAATCAAGAGTCTGTCTTGAAGGGATATATGATATTGAAGACGACCCTACTGTCAGAAAGGCTATCGAGGTGGCCTTAGGTGTTTGA
- a CDS encoding chemotaxis response regulator protein-glutamate methylesterase encodes MPEKIKVLVVDDSAFSRQTIKNMLLKTPMVDVIGVAVNGVDAISKTLRYRPDIITLDLEMPEMDGFSFLRWLMRECPTPVIMVSSHSDSKTVFKALDLGAVDFIAKPTRRASFELQNIENDLLAKVRNIDASSLSKLNRNLRVTSGKRPLKKVPVFSNRVPDRIVAIGASTGGPQALQLILTEMPENFPAPIVISQHMPRGFTGSFSERLNRLSAIRVKEAEDDEPLEPGKALICPGGCHLLLKTGNDRIYTRLKNAEDNDRYVPSINLMMESAAKIFKDMTLGVVLTGMGNDGTRGMVEIFRRGGYTITESEETAVVFGMPNEVIKAGAAQRILPLSEVSSELVRVVMKEK; translated from the coding sequence ATGCCGGAAAAGATAAAAGTCCTGGTTGTCGATGATTCCGCCTTCAGCAGGCAGACAATTAAAAACATGCTGTTGAAAACCCCTATGGTTGATGTGATCGGGGTTGCTGTGAATGGAGTAGACGCCATAAGTAAAACTCTCCGTTACAGGCCGGATATAATCACTTTGGATCTTGAGATGCCGGAGATGGACGGGTTCAGCTTCCTCAGATGGCTTATGAGAGAATGTCCCACACCTGTAATAATGGTAAGTTCCCATTCAGACAGCAAAACCGTCTTCAAGGCACTGGATCTGGGTGCCGTGGACTTCATTGCCAAACCAACCAGAAGGGCATCGTTTGAGCTTCAAAACATTGAAAATGACCTGTTGGCAAAAGTAAGGAACATAGATGCCTCATCTCTGAGCAAGCTCAACAGAAATCTGAGAGTTACATCCGGGAAAAGACCGTTGAAAAAGGTTCCCGTTTTCTCCAATAGAGTTCCGGACAGGATTGTTGCCATCGGGGCCTCTACCGGAGGTCCCCAGGCACTTCAGTTAATCCTGACAGAAATGCCGGAAAACTTCCCGGCCCCGATAGTTATAAGCCAGCACATGCCCAGAGGATTCACCGGTTCATTCTCTGAAAGACTGAACAGACTCTCGGCAATAAGGGTTAAAGAGGCAGAGGACGATGAACCACTTGAGCCCGGAAAGGCCCTTATATGCCCGGGGGGATGCCACCTACTGCTGAAGACCGGGAATGACAGGATTTATACGAGGCTTAAAAATGCCGAAGACAATGACAGATATGTGCCGTCTATTAACCTGATGATGGAATCAGCAGCAAAGATATTTAAAGACATGACTCTTGGCGTTGTGCTCACCGGCATGGGAAATGACGGAACAAGGGGAATGGTGGAAATTTTCAGGCGGGGCGGTTATACTATTACCGAGTCTGAAGAGACTGCCGTTGTCTTTGGCATGCCCAATGAGGTTATAAAAGCAGGCGCTGCACAAAGGATCCTGCCCCTCAGTGAGGTTTCCTCAGAACTTGTAAGGGTTGTAATGAAAGAAAAATAA